From a region of the Alnus glutinosa chromosome 1, dhAlnGlut1.1, whole genome shotgun sequence genome:
- the LOC133861213 gene encoding uncharacterized protein LOC133861213, with protein MAIVLRFVDKDGFVRERFFGLVHVANTAALTLQKGIYFVLSQHKLAIENIRGQGYDGASNMRELRISQTAEIAYLIEINEIESGRGLNQINTLQRAGDTRWSSHLRSVSSLIKIFSPVCEVILKIIDVRTTSSQRAEADSVYQVMTSFEFVFILHLMKETMQITDHLCQELQSKSQDILSAMNLVSSTKAYIQQYRDDKWDDLLTNVKSFCEKRSIDILDMNARYVERRGRARHQQADFTIEQHYRVDIFCASIDSQLQELNRRFSEHAVELLILSSALDPRAARESFRIDDICQLVNKFYPQDFTDLEKEQLEI; from the exons ATGGCTATAGTTTTAAGATTTGTCGACAAAGATGGTTTTGTGCGGGAACgtttttttgggcttgttcATGTCGCTAATACTGCGGCACTAACCCTACAAAagggtatatattttgtattgtctcAACATAAATTAGCCATTGAAAATATTCGAGGGCAAGGATATGACGGCGCAAGCAACATGCGAG AATTGCGAATTTCTCAAACTGCTGAAATTGCTTACCtgattgaaattaatgagattgAGAGTGGAAGGGGACTTAATCAAATTAATACTTTACAACGGGCTGGAGATACTCGTTGGAGTTCTCACTTGAGATCAGTTTCTAGCTTGATCAAAATTTTTAGTCCAGTTTGTGAAGTTATTCTTAAAATCATTGATGTGAGAACTACTTCTTCCCAACGAGCAGAAGCAGATTCAGTTTATCAAGTAATgacttcatttgaatttgttttcatcTTGCATCTCATGAAAGAAACGATGCAGATTACTGATCATCTATGTCAAGAATTGCAATcaaaatctcaagacattttaagTGCCATGAATCTTGTTTCATCTACTAAAGCATATATCCAACAATATAGAGATGATAAATGGgatgatttacttaccaatgtgAAGTCATTTTGCGAGAAACGCAGTATAGATATCCTAGATATGAATGCCCGTTATGTTGAGAGGCGAGGTCGAGCTCGCCATCAACAAGCCGACTTTACAATCGAGCAACATTATCGAGTGGATATTTTTTGCGCCTCTATAGATTCTCaattgcaagaattaaatcGCCGATTTAGTGAGCATGCAGTGGAGTTGCTTATTCTCAGCTCAGCTCTTGATCCTCGAGCTGCACGTGAATCTTTtagaattgatgatatttgtcaGTTGGTAAACAAGTTTTATCCGCAAGATTTTACTGATCTTGAAAAGGAACAGTTGGAAATATAA